One stretch of Armigeres subalbatus isolate Guangzhou_Male chromosome 2, GZ_Asu_2, whole genome shotgun sequence DNA includes these proteins:
- the LOC134213261 gene encoding anoctamin-10 isoform X3 has protein sequence MEDIKELLNEIFENSIASSRQPELHDNTARFEAPCPKKVRVRHKRPMSRAWHMMSRSCKLNKLIPNMHFANDDEEEFNEEIGNTRKPTIPSIRQRNSQIHAFENMDHIEEEGKLNEFRSALKSGSKKGVTFGDGVRKRGALTRSPDLSSSNSEDFERFGESFMVVEFHENTPTEAIQWIIDKIRGRKVDGGAELMVRKEPLTKETQSLIIHVSATQMKFLEIADDMGFMKRTKTGIIRNFNVACLDDFFYDENMTLEDILTPADRQSIVKHALENIRASENEHQIPGTKTQLYHGQSVIQAAQRYELITSFYSLHQKPKLRRLRHVWIKPTKRQPIDEIRDYFGESVGMYFSFLGFYTYALIVPTVLGLLQMLLSEETETVPFFCAFYVVWIKIFLELWKRKSSAHAYRWGTITMTNLDEPRVGYYGKLGRDPITGKVTPQYPKWKTYVQMYCVTAPIILFCTSIAGFVTIFQFYVESYLAEHFGIDSYIMYVPSIVNAIYIAISTIAYDRLATYLTDRENHRTQSQYERHRVNKLIVLEFVNNFLCLFYIAFILQDMKMLKTQLMMQLIVLQFVQNILENLLPYLKKKVALISNKLFVKSNHERLQQAYEEYDQMGIQSLEDDDHRMLRHKKESVMDEYNTYDDYLELYIQFGYVVLFSSVAPMTAFWAILNNVIEIRLDAYKLCSFFKRPFARRTKNIGAWQLAFETLAIISIMTNCGILYLSPQMRELATNMSAEAYAITFLVIEHVLLGLTWFINKAIPDTPLWVRVALAKADYESRQALKRED, from the exons AACTTTTGAACGAAATCTTTGAAAACTCGATCGCTTCTTCGAGACAACCCGAATTGCATGATAATACCGCGAGATTTGAGGCGCCATGTCCCAAAAAGGTTCGGGTTCGTCACAAGAGGCCGATGTCCCGCGCCTGGCATATGATGAGCAGATCTTGCAAGTTGA ACAAACTGATCCCCAATATGCACTTCGCCAATGACGACGAAGAGGAGTTCAACGAAGAAATCGGCAACACTCGGAAGCCTACGATCCCTTCCATCCGGCAGCGAAACTCACAGATCCATGCCTTCGAGAATATGGATCACATTGAGGAGGAGGGCAAGCTGAACGAATTCCGTTCAGCGCTGAAATCTGGCAGCAAGAAGGGTGTGACGTTTGGGGATGGTGTCAGGAAAAGGGGAGCACTTACACGTTCTCCGGATTTGAGCAGTAGCAATAGCGAGGACTTTGAACGGTTCGGCGAGTCATTTATGGTGGTAGAGTTCCACGAAAACACACCTACGGAGGCAATCCAATGGATCATCGATAAGATTCGGGGGAGAAAGGTCGACGGCGGTGCAGAACTGATGGTGCGAAAAGAACCGCTTACCAA AGAAACTCAATCTCTAATTATACATGTCTCAGCAACACAGATGAAGTTTCTGGAGATTGCAGATGATATGGGATTCATGAAACGCACTAAGACTGGGATCATTAGAAATTTCAACGTTGCTTGTTTAGACGATTTTTTCTATGATG AAAATATGACCCTGGAAGATATCCTCACTCCGGCGGATCGTCAAAGTATTGTAAAACATGCTCTGGAAAATATTCGTGCCTCGGAAAATGAGCATCAAATCCCGGGTACAAAAACTCAACTCTACCATGGACAGTCGGTCATCCAAGCTGCCCAGAGATATGAACTCATCACAAGTTTCTACTCGCTGCACCAGAAACCAAAGCTACGTAGACTACGGCACGTTTGGATCAAGCCAACCAAGCGACAACCGATCGATGAAATTCGGGACTACTTTGGGGAAAGTGTTGGAATGTACTTCAGCTTCTTAGGGTTCTATACATACGCCTTGATCGTGCCAACGGTGTTGGGATTGTTGCAGATGCTCCTCTCGGAGGAAACGGAAACAGTTCCATTCTTCTGTGCATTCTACGTTGTATGGATAAAGATCTTTCTGGAGTTATGGAAGCGCAAGAGTTCGGCCCACGCGTACCGCTGGGGAACAATCACGATgactaatttggatgaaccCCGAGTCGGTTACTATGGGAAGCTGGGTAGGGATCCGATAACGGGAAAGGTCACTCCGCAGTACCCCAAGTGGAAGACTTATGTTCAGATGTATTGCGTCACAGCACCGATAATTCTTTTCTGCACCTCGATCGCTGGGTTTGTTACAATTTTTCAGTTCTACGTGGAGAGCTATCTGGCGGAGCACTTTGGAATCGATTCCTACATCATGTATGTGCCATCGATCGTGAATGCGATTTACATTGCCATTTCTACGATTGCGTACGACCGTTTGGCCACCTATCTAACGGATAGGGAAAATCATCGAACTCAGAGCCAGTACGAACGGCATCgcgttaataagttgattgtgCTGGAATTCGTGAACAATTTCTTGTGTTTGTTCTACATTGCATTCATTCTACAG GATATGAAAATGCTCAAAACTCAACTTATGATGCAGTTGATCGTACTGCAATTCGTGCAAAACATTCTGGAAAACCTGCTTCCGTACCTAAAGAAGAAGGTGGCGCTAATCTCAAACAAACTATTCGTCAAATCAAACCACGAAAGATTACAACAAGCCTACGAAGAGTACGACCAGATGGGCATCCAATCCCTGGAGGATGATGATCATCGGATGCTGCGACACAAGAAGGAAAGCGTAATGGACGAATACAACACGTATGATGACTATCTGGAGCTGTATATTCAGTTCGGTTACGTGGTACTGTTTTCGTCCGTTGCTCCGATGACGGCATTCTGGGCCATACTGAATAACGTTATTGAGATCCGGCTGGACGCGTACAAGTTGTGTTCGTTCTTTAAACGGCCATTCGCCAGAAGAACGAAAAATATTGGAGCGTGGCAGCTGGCTTTCGAAACGCTGGCTATCATTTCGATAATGACCAACTGCGGAATTCTGTATCTGTCGCCGCAGATGAG GGAACTGGCCACCAACATGAGCGCGGAGGCGTACGCCATCACCTTCCTAGTCATCGAACATGTCCTGCTTGGCTTGACGTGGTTCATCAACAAGGCTATACCGGATACCCCCTTATGGGTGCGCGTCGCTCTAGCCAAGGCGGACTACGAATCTCGACAGGCTCTGAAGCGTGAG GACTAG